One window of Quercus robur chromosome 12, dhQueRobu3.1, whole genome shotgun sequence genomic DNA carries:
- the LOC126710595 gene encoding E3 ubiquitin-protein ligase RFI2-like isoform X2, with product MDGNGEGVAVLEPQPSSSGVSCSICLDLVLNITGGRSRAKLQCGHEFHLDCIGSAFNMKGAMQCPNCRKVEKGQWLYANGSARSFPESSMDDWNPDEDPYDLNYPEMPFRVHWCPFGELARIPTSFEEVESPSTTYHDMREHHGMPSEHTAPSSLPHSYVAYFGPIPHASSRSSDSIDDPNFNYPWNGLSGHNDIFNPHSFPAISIQYHTLGRHSPPFSQFGSHINGADPASIQPATQGSTHSDSDATTRSGPRAGSSFVSSAVPRYPGSNVHTHEMIQVSHAFHLQQRPSNSLGMPSPIIPAVRRIDSPGGLPPVVPASLQPDGNGGFHIYPPQTPSVPNLHEAENPLPNQFHAWEREHFSRFPPVLSDMDSAWGQYHHAAGDSDSVNRSGGLWHRHWS from the exons ATGGATGGTAATGGTGAGGGGGTTGCGGTTTTGGAACCTCAACCTTCTTCTTCTGGAGTTTCATGCTCGATTTGCTTGGATTTGGTCTTGAATATTACTGGGGGAAGATCCAGGGCTAAACTGCAATGTGGCCATGAGTTCCATCTGG ACTGCATTGGCTCGGCATTTAACATGAAGGGAGCAATGCAGTGCCCAAACTGCCGAAAGGTTGAGAAAGGCCAATGGTTATACGCCAATGGCTCTGCTCGTTCATTTCCTGAGTCTAGTATGGATGACTGGAATCCTGATGAGGATCCCTATGACCTAAATTACCCTGAAATG CCATTTAGAGTTCACTGGTGTCCATTTGGTGAATTGGCTCGAATTCCTACATCTTTTGA GGAAGTGGAATCTCCATCAACCACTT ATCATGACATGCGGGAACACCATGGCATGCCTTCTGAACACACTGCTCCATCATCTCTGCCTCATTCATATGTTGCATACTTTGGACCGATTCCACATGCATCCTCAAGATCTAGTGATAGCATTGATGATCCTAACTTCAATTATCCATGGAATGGTCTATCTGGACACAATGATATATTTAATCCCCATAGTTTTCCTGCCATTAGCATCCAATACCATACTTTGGGTCGCCATTCCCCTCCCTTCTCCCAATTTGGTAGCCATATCAATGGTGCTGATCCAGCTTCTATTCAACCTGCAACACAGGGATCTACTCACAGTGATTCCGATGCTACAACAAG GTCTGGTCCTAGAGCTGGGAGCTCATTTGTCTCCTCAGCTGTTCCTCGTTATCCAGGGTCCAATGTTCATACCCATGAAATGATACAGGTTTCTCATGCGTTTCATCTTCAGCAACGACCTAGCAATTCACTAGGCATGCCCTCACCTATCATTCCTGCTGTCAGGAGAATCGATAGTCCTGGGGGTTTGCCTCCAGTAGTGCCAGCATCTCTACAACCTGATGGCAATGGTGGTTTTCATATCTATCCTCCTCAAACTCCTTCAGTCCCGAACCTACATGAAGCTGAAAATCCTTTGCCAAATCAATTTCACGCGTGGGAAAGAGAGCACTTCTCTCGTTTCCCTCCTGTATTATCTGACATGGACTCAGCATGGGGGCAATATCATCATGCTGCTGGTGACTCTGATTCTGTCAACAGGTCTGGTGGCTTATGGCATAGGCACTGGTCCTAG
- the LOC126710595 gene encoding E3 ubiquitin-protein ligase RFI2-like isoform X1: MDGNGEGVAVLEPQPSSSGVSCSICLDLVLNITGGRSRAKLQCGHEFHLDCIGSAFNMKGAMQCPNCRKVEKGQWLYANGSARSFPESSMDDWNPDEDPYDLNYPEMPFRVHWCPFGELARIPTSFEEVESPSTTYHDMREHHGMPSEHTAPSSLPHSYVAYFGPIPHASSRSSDSIDDPNFNYPWNGLSGHNDIFNPHSFPAISIQYHTLGRHSPPFSQFGSHINGADPASIQPATQGSTHSDSDATTRSRSFPYPLVFAHGSGPRAGSSFVSSAVPRYPGSNVHTHEMIQVSHAFHLQQRPSNSLGMPSPIIPAVRRIDSPGGLPPVVPASLQPDGNGGFHIYPPQTPSVPNLHEAENPLPNQFHAWEREHFSRFPPVLSDMDSAWGQYHHAAGDSDSVNRSGGLWHRHWS; the protein is encoded by the exons ATGGATGGTAATGGTGAGGGGGTTGCGGTTTTGGAACCTCAACCTTCTTCTTCTGGAGTTTCATGCTCGATTTGCTTGGATTTGGTCTTGAATATTACTGGGGGAAGATCCAGGGCTAAACTGCAATGTGGCCATGAGTTCCATCTGG ACTGCATTGGCTCGGCATTTAACATGAAGGGAGCAATGCAGTGCCCAAACTGCCGAAAGGTTGAGAAAGGCCAATGGTTATACGCCAATGGCTCTGCTCGTTCATTTCCTGAGTCTAGTATGGATGACTGGAATCCTGATGAGGATCCCTATGACCTAAATTACCCTGAAATG CCATTTAGAGTTCACTGGTGTCCATTTGGTGAATTGGCTCGAATTCCTACATCTTTTGA GGAAGTGGAATCTCCATCAACCACTT ATCATGACATGCGGGAACACCATGGCATGCCTTCTGAACACACTGCTCCATCATCTCTGCCTCATTCATATGTTGCATACTTTGGACCGATTCCACATGCATCCTCAAGATCTAGTGATAGCATTGATGATCCTAACTTCAATTATCCATGGAATGGTCTATCTGGACACAATGATATATTTAATCCCCATAGTTTTCCTGCCATTAGCATCCAATACCATACTTTGGGTCGCCATTCCCCTCCCTTCTCCCAATTTGGTAGCCATATCAATGGTGCTGATCCAGCTTCTATTCAACCTGCAACACAGGGATCTACTCACAGTGATTCCGATGCTACAACAAGGTCCAGATCTTTCCCATATCCACTTGTCTTTGCTCATGG GTCTGGTCCTAGAGCTGGGAGCTCATTTGTCTCCTCAGCTGTTCCTCGTTATCCAGGGTCCAATGTTCATACCCATGAAATGATACAGGTTTCTCATGCGTTTCATCTTCAGCAACGACCTAGCAATTCACTAGGCATGCCCTCACCTATCATTCCTGCTGTCAGGAGAATCGATAGTCCTGGGGGTTTGCCTCCAGTAGTGCCAGCATCTCTACAACCTGATGGCAATGGTGGTTTTCATATCTATCCTCCTCAAACTCCTTCAGTCCCGAACCTACATGAAGCTGAAAATCCTTTGCCAAATCAATTTCACGCGTGGGAAAGAGAGCACTTCTCTCGTTTCCCTCCTGTATTATCTGACATGGACTCAGCATGGGGGCAATATCATCATGCTGCTGGTGACTCTGATTCTGTCAACAGGTCTGGTGGCTTATGGCATAGGCACTGGTCCTAG